In Mesorhizobium sp. INR15, a genomic segment contains:
- a CDS encoding SRPBCC family protein yields the protein MNDVANLFETWSLDREIVLVKLLNHPRDKVFAAWTDPKALGQWYGPAGLSIESHEADIREGGVWRFDMVGVFEGQEQRFPNLMRFLEIVPGERIVMDYGTPDPDDPDRFRATVTFDEQADGKTVLTMRQLHPSRERRQVVIGFGAVEYGLQTLDGLAAWLDG from the coding sequence ATGAACGACGTGGCTAACCTGTTTGAGACTTGGTCGCTCGATCGCGAAATCGTCCTGGTCAAGCTGCTGAACCACCCACGCGATAAGGTCTTTGCCGCCTGGACGGACCCCAAGGCGCTGGGCCAATGGTACGGCCCGGCCGGCCTCAGCATCGAGAGCCACGAGGCCGATATCCGCGAGGGCGGAGTCTGGCGCTTCGACATGGTGGGTGTGTTCGAGGGTCAGGAGCAGCGCTTCCCCAACCTCATGCGCTTCCTGGAAATCGTGCCGGGCGAGCGGATTGTGATGGACTATGGCACGCCCGACCCTGACGACCCTGACCGTTTCCGCGCCACGGTGACCTTCGATGAGCAGGCTGACGGCAAGACGGTGCTGACCATGCGCCAGCTCCATCCCAGCCGCGAGCGGCGTCAGGTGGTCATCGGCTTCGGCGCGGTCGAATACGGGCTGCAGACGCTGGACGGCCTCGCCGCCTGGCTGGACGGCTGA
- a CDS encoding VOC family protein, translating to MEKAAGTLPAKGSTDVRRYERHWTPLHIDFHVGDFEISLARVMSAGAKCEEKFEGGGRPTIAFCSDPFGNGFCILGPKPND from the coding sequence ATGGAGAAGGCAGCAGGCACTCTGCCCGCAAAAGGCTCGACCGATGTTCGCCGATACGAACGGCATTGGACGCCGCTTCACATCGACTTTCATGTCGGCGATTTCGAGATCTCCCTGGCGAGGGTGATGAGCGCTGGTGCCAAATGCGAGGAGAAGTTCGAAGGCGGAGGCCGGCCCACCATCGCGTTTTGCAGCGATCCATTCGGCAATGGGTTCTGCATTCTTGGGCCAAAACCGAATGACTAG
- a CDS encoding ArsR/SmtB family transcription factor, whose product MEIASQSLALRSTGLYALSDPTRRAILVRLASGDTTVSQLTELFLLSQPTISKHLKVLEAAGLIESGCDAQRRPRRLTPLGMNDISNWLESLRQRWESRFRNLDAISRM is encoded by the coding sequence GTGGAAATTGCGAGCCAATCGCTTGCTTTGCGTTCCACTGGACTCTACGCGCTTAGTGATCCTACGCGACGCGCCATTCTTGTGCGCCTCGCATCCGGAGATACGACTGTTTCGCAGTTGACGGAGCTGTTTCTGCTCAGCCAGCCAACCATATCAAAGCACTTGAAGGTTCTCGAGGCAGCTGGCTTAATCGAGAGCGGGTGCGACGCTCAAAGGCGCCCGCGTAGGCTCACGCCGCTGGGAATGAACGACATTTCTAATTGGCTCGAATCCCTTCGCCAGCGATGGGAAAGCAGGTTCAGGAATCTCGATGCCATCTCGCGAATGTGA
- a CDS encoding CGNR zinc finger domain-containing protein encodes MHPSKSELLRDPPSRADSLDLIGSELALDFTNTSSGRGTPTHQDHLRCFNDVIHWIEHAKVVSSFDCAFIVSTVPERSKGATAIFRKTLETREMIWAVASALAEKREVPDDMRAALVATHSESLAFARMGRHDNSYIWTWDPRRNVQASILGPITLSALTLLMEKDLTRTKRCEGKDCGWLFFDRTKNGARRWCEMRVCGNRSKVRAARGRRKLSAQGQG; translated from the coding sequence ATGCACCCTTCAAAATCCGAATTGCTCCGCGATCCGCCCTCGCGCGCTGATAGCCTCGATCTTATCGGCAGCGAGCTGGCATTGGACTTCACAAATACCTCGTCGGGGAGAGGTACGCCGACACATCAGGATCACCTGCGCTGCTTTAACGACGTTATACATTGGATCGAGCATGCAAAGGTGGTGAGTTCCTTCGACTGCGCGTTCATAGTGTCAACGGTGCCCGAGCGGTCCAAGGGAGCAACAGCGATATTCCGCAAAACACTGGAAACACGCGAGATGATCTGGGCCGTAGCGAGTGCCCTCGCCGAAAAGCGAGAGGTCCCTGATGACATGCGCGCAGCACTGGTCGCAACGCACTCAGAGAGCCTCGCATTCGCCCGCATGGGCCGGCACGACAACTCCTATATTTGGACTTGGGACCCGCGGCGAAATGTTCAGGCTTCGATCCTCGGCCCGATAACCCTATCAGCGCTGACCTTGCTGATGGAGAAAGACCTGACGCGCACCAAGCGCTGTGAGGGGAAGGACTGCGGCTGGTTGTTCTTCGACAGGACCAAGAATGGTGCCCGACGCTGGTGCGAAATGCGCGTCTGCGGCAATCGATCGAAAGTCAGAGCAGCAAGGGGGCGTAGGAAACTATCTGCACAAGGTCAGGGCTAG
- a CDS encoding RNA polymerase sigma factor, whose translation MNPGSDAALIGEILVCVRPRVMAGLMRYFRDIDLAEDAFQNSCIRAFKSWPKNGRPRDATAWLMLVGRNAGIEDVRRAKRAAPLSVDDTLFAGRNDGEMLAVERLDELHYRDDILRLLFMCCHPALPLTQQIALALRVVCGMSATEIARAFLVGERAMQQRITRAKSAVAAVGLPFELPGAAERAERLTSVLGILYLMFNQGYTASSGQAGPSPLCIEAIRLARLLLGLFPSEPELMGVAALMLLHQARWRARFDPDGGLVSMGHQERDLWDRELIAEGLSLIDKAMRHRLTGPYQIQAALVAVHLQSTPGKTDWLQIERLYGALEKRQPSPVVALNRAVAVSEISGPQAALDLIGPLEDALSGYFNYFGVRGSLLLKLGRNHEAKVAFDRAIALSRTAAEAVYIRTQIDACITGPAAQTGDD comes from the coding sequence ATGAACCCAGGTTCCGATGCCGCGCTGATCGGTGAGATACTGGTATGTGTCCGACCCAGAGTGATGGCTGGGCTGATGCGATATTTCAGGGATATCGACCTCGCCGAAGATGCTTTCCAGAATAGCTGTATCAGGGCCTTCAAGAGCTGGCCAAAAAACGGGCGGCCTCGTGATGCGACCGCATGGCTGATGCTCGTTGGCCGCAACGCCGGTATTGAAGACGTCCGCCGAGCCAAGCGTGCTGCGCCGCTTTCGGTTGACGACACGCTGTTTGCTGGTCGCAACGATGGCGAGATGCTTGCCGTCGAGCGTCTGGACGAATTGCACTACCGCGACGACATTTTGCGCCTGCTCTTCATGTGCTGCCACCCGGCCCTGCCACTGACACAGCAAATCGCCTTAGCGCTGCGCGTCGTCTGTGGCATGAGCGCAACGGAAATCGCCCGGGCTTTTCTTGTAGGCGAGCGGGCGATGCAGCAGCGTATCACCCGGGCCAAAAGCGCGGTTGCCGCTGTTGGCCTCCCGTTCGAACTGCCTGGCGCTGCCGAACGCGCCGAGAGACTTACGAGCGTGCTAGGGATTCTCTATCTGATGTTCAATCAAGGATACACCGCTAGCTCCGGGCAGGCAGGGCCGTCGCCGCTATGCATCGAGGCGATAAGGCTGGCACGCCTGCTGCTTGGCTTATTTCCTTCAGAGCCGGAATTGATGGGGGTTGCAGCTTTGATGCTCCTTCACCAAGCGCGATGGCGTGCCCGATTTGACCCAGATGGCGGTTTGGTCTCGATGGGGCATCAAGAACGCGACCTGTGGGACAGGGAACTCATTGCCGAAGGCTTGTCATTGATCGACAAGGCGATGCGCCACCGCCTGACTGGCCCCTATCAAATCCAAGCGGCGCTTGTCGCCGTACATCTTCAGTCAACGCCAGGCAAAACGGATTGGTTACAGATCGAACGTCTCTACGGTGCGCTCGAGAAGAGACAGCCGTCGCCGGTAGTTGCTTTGAACAGGGCGGTAGCCGTTTCGGAGATATCCGGCCCACAGGCCGCCCTGGATTTGATCGGTCCCCTGGAAGACGCGCTCTCAGGCTATTTCAACTACTTCGGAGTGAGGGGGTCGCTGTTGCTCAAACTCGGGCGCAATCACGAAGCAAAGGTCGCCTTTGACAGGGCGATCGCGCTTTCCAGAACGGCTGCCGAAGCAGTGTATATTCGGACTCAGATTGACGCCTGCATCACAGGGCCTGCGGCGCAAACCGGTGACGACTAG
- a CDS encoding YciI family protein, with the protein MSMKYAIFCFTAEDLASASWTPDKDREVIERLDLVCEAFSGCVTQAARLQPVTSAVSVRKGRAEAMVVDGPFIESKEHLVGFYMVDCDALDTAIDFAKKLSAANPWGSGYEVRPILAVRRVT; encoded by the coding sequence ATGTCGATGAAATATGCCATCTTCTGTTTCACAGCCGAAGACTTGGCCTCTGCCAGCTGGACGCCCGATAAGGATCGTGAGGTGATCGAACGACTCGACCTTGTCTGCGAGGCGTTTAGCGGCTGCGTGACCCAGGCGGCTCGCCTACAGCCAGTGACGTCAGCTGTGTCTGTCCGTAAAGGCCGCGCCGAGGCCATGGTGGTGGACGGGCCATTCATCGAATCCAAGGAGCATCTGGTCGGATTCTACATGGTCGATTGCGATGCTCTAGATACTGCTATCGACTTTGCAAAGAAGCTCTCCGCCGCCAACCCGTGGGGTAGCGGCTACGAGGTAAGGCCTATCCTGGCGGTCCGACGCGTGACATGA
- a CDS encoding VOC family protein, with product MADIEGNFVWYELLTTAIGAAADFYVNVVGFTAGDMVVDNVAYKILSAGERPTAAIVDTVAYSDGSGALSGWVGYLAVKDVDAVVAMMHELAAVVRLAPCDAAGIGRFAIVGDPQGAAIGLFASSSGSASRTEADSTLNGHVAWHELYTGNPQEALSFYRHAFGWRSVQTIDMGAAGPYLIFSTGDEPAGGIARRPQEISQSLWSPFFRVNDIEAAAHRVVAEGGKVFDELREVPDGDFTLRCFDRQGAVFALVGPKAS from the coding sequence ATGGCCGACATCGAAGGTAATTTCGTCTGGTACGAACTGCTTACCACTGCCATTGGGGCAGCGGCGGACTTTTACGTCAACGTGGTTGGTTTCACTGCTGGCGACATGGTGGTCGATAATGTCGCTTACAAAATTCTGAGCGCCGGCGAACGCCCCACCGCCGCGATCGTCGATACCGTTGCCTACTCGGATGGCAGCGGCGCCCTCTCGGGTTGGGTCGGCTATCTTGCTGTGAAGGATGTTGACGCGGTGGTCGCGATGATGCATGAGCTCGCCGCCGTTGTGCGCCTGGCGCCATGCGATGCGGCAGGCATAGGCCGTTTTGCCATTGTCGGCGATCCGCAGGGAGCCGCGATTGGGCTTTTCGCGTCGTCGTCAGGCAGCGCCAGCCGTACTGAAGCTGATTCAACGCTGAACGGCCACGTTGCTTGGCATGAACTCTATACGGGCAACCCGCAAGAGGCGCTTTCGTTTTATCGCCATGCCTTCGGATGGAGGTCAGTTCAGACAATCGACATGGGCGCGGCCGGACCTTATCTGATTTTCTCGACCGGCGATGAGCCCGCTGGGGGGATCGCGCGGCGGCCGCAAGAAATCTCTCAGTCTTTGTGGAGCCCATTCTTTCGGGTCAACGACATAGAAGCGGCCGCGCACAGGGTTGTGGCCGAGGGCGGCAAGGTTTTTGACGAGCTGCGAGAGGTTCCAGACGGTGACTTCACGCTGCGATGCTTTGACCGTCAGGGGGCGGTGTTCGCGCTCGTTGGGCCAAAAGCATCTTGA
- a CDS encoding antibiotic biosynthesis monooxygenase: MGERMICRIWRGWTSKQNADGYQAVVRGQVIPDIEARNIPGFRHIDLMRHDHTDEVEFTTLMWFDSLDAVRDFMGEDYTASHVPATARAVLSHFDSHAVHHEVIDRRVQS; encoded by the coding sequence GTGGGCGAAAGAATGATTTGTAGGATTTGGCGCGGCTGGACGAGCAAGCAAAATGCCGATGGCTATCAAGCGGTGGTGCGTGGTCAGGTCATCCCCGACATCGAAGCTCGCAACATCCCTGGTTTTCGACATATCGACCTGATGCGTCACGACCACACGGATGAAGTCGAATTCACAACCCTGATGTGGTTCGATAGCTTGGACGCTGTCCGCGATTTCATGGGCGAAGACTATACCGCTAGCCACGTTCCCGCGACCGCTCGCGCTGTGCTGAGCCATTTCGACAGTCACGCAGTCCACCACGAGGTGATCGACCGCCGGGTGCAGTCATAG